In Nitrospira sp., one genomic interval encodes:
- the mreC gene encoding rod shape-determining protein MreC, translating to MALSRSTYGTRRLAIVLFAVLLATLLLLPSQSQRVLQYVGGPLGQVLTFPLSIFSSVDHGLSETWDGYVALQGMREENRQLRREVELLKGQNTQLRESLSATQRYETLLAFKQQLSSQTVAARVIGRDATNWYRGMILDKGESDGIRPEMGVVTPAGVVGRIVKTNARSSVVLLVTDPNNAVAGLVQRTRDEGIVEGTSHGRARLKYIPLLSRVQAGDHVVTSGLTGVFPRGLMVGTLMQVEKSEGDLFQTAELEPEVDLSKVEEVLIITAPYENAEAAQKLLQEIQGDRKKS from the coding sequence ATGGCACTATCACGCTCAACATACGGCACCAGACGTCTTGCCATCGTTTTGTTCGCCGTCTTGCTCGCGACGCTGCTTCTCCTTCCTAGCCAAAGTCAACGAGTGCTGCAATACGTGGGTGGGCCGCTCGGCCAGGTATTGACTTTCCCTTTGTCCATTTTCTCTTCCGTCGATCACGGCCTGTCCGAAACCTGGGATGGGTATGTCGCCCTCCAGGGCATGCGTGAGGAAAATCGGCAACTTCGCCGGGAGGTCGAATTACTCAAGGGGCAGAACACTCAATTGCGGGAATCTCTATCGGCTACCCAACGGTATGAGACGTTACTGGCCTTCAAACAGCAATTGTCCTCGCAGACGGTAGCCGCCCGAGTGATTGGGCGGGATGCGACCAACTGGTACCGAGGGATGATTCTCGACAAGGGAGAGAGTGACGGGATACGCCCGGAGATGGGGGTGGTGACCCCAGCCGGAGTCGTGGGACGGATCGTCAAGACCAACGCGAGGTCATCGGTCGTTCTCCTTGTCACCGATCCCAACAATGCCGTCGCCGGGCTGGTGCAGCGGACACGCGATGAAGGCATCGTCGAAGGGACCAGCCATGGACGCGCGCGGCTGAAGTACATTCCGCTCTTGTCGAGAGTCCAGGCCGGTGATCACGTGGTGACGTCGGGGCTGACCGGCGTGTTTCCACGAGGGTTGATGGTTGGGACGCTGATGCAGGTGGAAAAGTCGGAAGGAGATCTGTTCCAAACAGCCGAATTGGAGCCCGAGGTTGACCTGTCAAAAGTGGAAGAGGTGCTCATCATTACCGCACCTTATGAGAATGCCGAGGCTGCGCAAAAACTTCTGCAGGAGATTCAAGGAGACCGCAAAAAGTCGTGA
- a CDS encoding rod shape-determining protein, whose product MFGWFSNDLAIDLGTATTLVYVHGKGIVLNEPSVVAVEKKTERVMAVGTDAKRMLGRTPGNIVAVRPMKEGVIADFEKAEAMLSHFIQKAHNRTAFVRPRIIIGVPSRITQVEQRAVRDSAELAGAREVYLIEEPVAAAIGAGLPITEPSGNMVVDIGGGTTDIAVISLGGIVYSESVKVAGDRMDDAIMNYIKKKYNLLIGEHMAERIKFEIGSAYPFEERKTMMIKGRDLISGIPRTLVVDDAEVREALQEPIGTIVNAIKVALENTPPELAGDIIDRGIVLTGGGSLLKGMDTRFREETNLPIITVDDPLTSVVLGVGKILDELDLLRKVSVMSQCSTAR is encoded by the coding sequence ATGTTCGGGTGGTTCTCCAACGATCTGGCGATCGACTTGGGGACGGCGACAACCCTCGTGTATGTCCATGGAAAAGGGATCGTGCTGAACGAGCCCTCTGTCGTGGCTGTCGAGAAAAAAACCGAGCGCGTCATGGCGGTCGGCACAGACGCGAAACGGATGCTCGGCCGGACACCCGGCAACATTGTGGCCGTACGCCCGATGAAGGAAGGCGTTATTGCCGATTTCGAGAAGGCGGAGGCCATGCTGAGTCACTTCATTCAGAAGGCGCACAATCGGACGGCGTTCGTGCGACCCCGGATCATCATCGGGGTCCCCTCGCGTATTACGCAAGTCGAACAGCGTGCGGTGCGTGATTCGGCTGAACTGGCCGGTGCGCGGGAGGTCTACCTTATTGAGGAGCCGGTGGCGGCTGCCATCGGTGCCGGTCTACCGATCACGGAACCGTCCGGGAACATGGTGGTGGATATCGGCGGCGGCACGACGGATATTGCCGTCATCTCGCTCGGCGGCATCGTATACAGCGAATCGGTCAAGGTGGCCGGTGATCGCATGGACGATGCCATCATGAACTACATCAAGAAGAAATATAACCTCCTCATCGGCGAACATATGGCTGAGCGAATCAAGTTCGAGATCGGATCGGCCTATCCCTTCGAGGAGCGGAAGACGATGATGATCAAAGGGCGCGATCTGATCTCTGGCATTCCTCGCACCTTGGTGGTGGACGATGCTGAGGTCAGGGAAGCGCTGCAGGAACCTATCGGAACGATCGTGAATGCCATCAAGGTGGCGTTGGAAAATACGCCCCCTGAATTGGCTGGAGACATCATCGATCGCGGAATTGTGCTGACAGGCGGCGGGTCTTTGTTGAAAGGGATGGATACTCGGTTCCGTGAGGAAACGAATCTTCCGATCATTACGGTCGACGACCCGTTGACGTCGGTCGTGTTGGGGGTCGGAAAGATTCTGGACGAGTTGGACCTCCTTCGCAAGGTGTCGGTCATGTCGCAGTGCAGCACGGCTCGATGA
- a CDS encoding RDD family protein, translating into MELGIYPKAQVLNRVIAKGIDFLIVAAASRLVPPIGVLAGLAYLLLADGFGGGRSVGKRLIGLQTIVPRTRDPAGFRESIIRNLPCGLAQLVLEIPYIGWIGWGAVLTLEALLVIGNERGLRLGDEIAKTQVLESGQLEVWD; encoded by the coding sequence ATGGAACTGGGCATCTATCCGAAGGCCCAGGTGCTGAACCGAGTCATTGCCAAGGGAATAGACTTTTTGATTGTCGCTGCGGCGAGTCGATTGGTCCCGCCCATTGGTGTTCTTGCTGGTCTTGCGTATCTGTTGTTAGCCGATGGATTCGGAGGCGGCCGGAGCGTCGGCAAGCGGCTGATCGGGCTGCAGACCATCGTGCCACGCACACGCGATCCGGCCGGATTTCGAGAGTCGATCATCCGCAACCTACCTTGTGGACTTGCCCAATTGGTACTGGAGATTCCTTATATCGGCTGGATCGGATGGGGAGCGGTTCTCACACTTGAGGCGCTTCTGGTGATCGGCAACGAGCGGGGACTGCGACTGGGCGACGAGATCGCGAAAACCCAGGTGCTCGAAAGCGGGCAATTGGAAGTTTGGGACTGA
- a CDS encoding SurA N-terminal domain-containing protein, whose protein sequence is MIKLLREAAHDYPWFLKSIMGVLALAFIITMGWWGFGEQGGNVIASVGDQTIPLDEFRRAYENTYRFYKDRGQNEIKDEQLKQFVLDQLIENRMWLQVAKEMGLTVSDEDLRKAIMQRTEFQRNGSFDPDAYRRLLAANRLTPSSFEAMEAKDILTNKARLVIMDAVALTPAEASEAQALVAREAATDPAKTEAAKERIFQSFLFQKQQRALMAYAESLKTKVPIKVHKELM, encoded by the coding sequence ATGATTAAACTGCTCCGTGAGGCTGCTCACGACTATCCGTGGTTCCTTAAATCCATCATGGGCGTGCTCGCGCTTGCCTTCATCATCACCATGGGGTGGTGGGGATTCGGAGAGCAGGGGGGCAACGTCATCGCCTCCGTCGGAGACCAGACGATCCCGCTGGATGAGTTTCGCCGTGCCTACGAGAATACCTACCGGTTCTACAAGGATAGAGGACAAAACGAGATCAAGGACGAGCAGCTCAAGCAGTTCGTTTTGGATCAACTCATCGAAAACCGCATGTGGCTGCAGGTGGCAAAAGAGATGGGCCTGACGGTCTCCGATGAGGACTTGCGGAAAGCGATCATGCAGCGCACCGAGTTTCAGCGCAACGGGAGTTTCGACCCCGATGCCTATCGCAGGCTGCTGGCCGCAAACCGGTTGACGCCCTCCTCGTTCGAGGCAATGGAAGCCAAGGACATTCTCACGAACAAAGCCCGCCTAGTCATCATGGATGCAGTGGCCCTGACACCCGCCGAGGCCTCGGAAGCGCAAGCCCTGGTGGCGCGAGAAGCCGCCACCGATCCTGCCAAGACCGAGGCCGCCAAGGAACGCATTTTCCAGAGCTTCCTCTTCCAAAAGCAACAGCGCGCCCTGATGGCCTATGCGGAATCGCTTAAGACCAAGGTGCCCATCAAGGTCCACAAAGAGTTGATGTAG
- the queA gene encoding tRNA preQ1(34) S-adenosylmethionine ribosyltransferase-isomerase QueA, with translation MLLSEFDFPFDPTLVADHPVTPRDRARLLVMERSTGARLHRHVADLSLLLRRGDLLVVNDTKVMQARVPVRAGANGKFCDLLFVADLGGGLWEILIKGRWKPGTVLTFSNSDCGTIVERSHARTTLRLNEGARAYDLMQAIGTMPLPPYIKRMPTQDDLQWYQTVFARNEGAIAAPTAGLHFTRELVQTLRGQGIELAQVTLHVGPGTFRGVQSERIEEHRMLAERVDVPIRTVEQIRLARERGNRVVAVGTTVVRALETAALGERGLEAFQGAAELFITPGYEFRVVDALVTNFHLPRTTLLMLVSAFVGVERLRAAYAEAVSQRYRFYSYGDAMLIGTGWADTTSTLCGP, from the coding sequence ATGTTGCTGAGCGAGTTCGACTTTCCCTTCGATCCCACCTTGGTCGCCGACCATCCCGTCACGCCGCGCGATCGAGCGCGGTTGTTGGTGATGGAGCGGAGCACGGGTGCACGTCTGCACCGACATGTCGCGGATCTTTCGCTGTTGCTGCGACGGGGCGATCTTCTCGTAGTGAACGACACAAAAGTGATGCAGGCACGAGTGCCGGTTCGGGCAGGTGCGAACGGCAAGTTCTGCGACCTGCTGTTCGTGGCGGATCTAGGGGGAGGGCTGTGGGAGATTCTGATTAAAGGCCGTTGGAAACCAGGCACCGTACTCACGTTTTCCAATAGTGATTGCGGGACGATCGTGGAACGGAGCCATGCGAGAACCACGTTGCGGCTGAACGAAGGGGCCCGTGCTTACGACCTTATGCAGGCCATCGGAACCATGCCGCTGCCGCCTTATATCAAGCGTATGCCGACTCAGGACGACCTCCAGTGGTATCAGACCGTCTTTGCCCGCAATGAAGGGGCAATAGCAGCTCCAACGGCCGGGCTCCATTTCACTCGCGAGTTGGTACAAACGTTGAGGGGACAGGGAATCGAACTGGCGCAGGTGACCCTACATGTCGGGCCTGGTACCTTTCGAGGTGTCCAGAGCGAGCGCATTGAAGAGCATCGCATGCTCGCTGAGCGGGTGGATGTGCCGATTCGCACCGTGGAGCAAATCAGGCTCGCGCGCGAACGGGGGAATCGTGTGGTGGCCGTGGGTACCACGGTGGTCCGCGCCCTGGAAACGGCGGCTCTGGGCGAGCGGGGGCTGGAGGCGTTTCAAGGGGCGGCCGAATTGTTCATCACGCCCGGCTACGAATTTCGGGTCGTCGATGCGCTGGTGACGAACTTTCATCTGCCTCGCACCACGCTGTTGATGTTGGTGTCGGCGTTCGTCGGCGTGGAACGGTTGCGTGCCGCCTATGCCGAGGCGGTCTCGCAACGGTACCGGTTCTATAGTTATGGAGATGCGATGTTGATCGGGACGGGATGGGCCGACACTACATCAACTCTTTGTGGACCTTGA
- a CDS encoding SpoIID/LytB domain-containing protein — protein sequence MAVSALIRSVMTGVLAGSALVLGVVAAADPARAESIRVLVGQDVALLTVRSEGDVAVITETGDTKVLHPPLQVSARKEGLEVNGRHLSGGYILIRPVMSQLSLKMSKEEGQRSGNGGFTGSAQGAELSVSGALRILHKGRLLSVVNQLDLEEYVKGVVPSEVNSAWHPEMLKVQAVAARTYALYNKMLSGGREYDVVATTQDQVYRGRSGVDRRVEEAVESTRGIVVTYQRAPIYAAFSSTAAGPTEDAVNVWANKDLPYLKGVECPFDLDSPYYQWKANVKVEQLEQSLRRQGFSIGTVATITPILYSRAGRVARLRILHSNGETVLRGEDLRKAVGYTVIPSTQFEVESMGAEVVFTGYGAGHAVGLCQWGAKELAELGYSYDSILQYYYPGTELHQVASTQVLAPPTLPAP from the coding sequence ATGGCTGTTTCGGCGCTGATTCGATCCGTCATGACAGGTGTGTTGGCTGGCTCTGCCTTGGTGCTCGGGGTTGTCGCTGCTGCCGATCCCGCCCGCGCCGAATCCATTCGTGTTCTGGTAGGACAGGATGTCGCGCTCTTGACGGTGCGCTCAGAGGGCGATGTGGCTGTGATCACCGAAACCGGAGACACGAAAGTGCTGCACCCGCCCCTGCAGGTGTCGGCGCGTAAGGAAGGATTGGAGGTCAACGGGCGCCACCTGTCGGGCGGATACATTCTTATCCGACCCGTCATGAGCCAGCTCTCGTTGAAGATGAGTAAGGAAGAAGGGCAGCGGAGCGGAAACGGCGGCTTCACCGGTTCGGCACAAGGGGCCGAGCTGTCGGTCAGCGGAGCCCTGCGCATTCTGCATAAGGGGCGGCTGTTGTCCGTCGTCAACCAGCTCGATTTGGAAGAGTATGTGAAGGGAGTGGTGCCTTCCGAGGTGAACTCGGCCTGGCATCCGGAGATGTTAAAGGTGCAGGCGGTCGCGGCCAGAACCTATGCCCTCTATAACAAGATGCTGAGCGGCGGACGGGAGTACGATGTCGTCGCGACGACGCAAGACCAGGTCTACCGTGGGCGTTCCGGCGTGGACCGCCGTGTCGAAGAAGCCGTGGAATCCACTCGAGGCATCGTTGTCACCTACCAACGGGCACCTATCTATGCCGCCTTTTCATCGACGGCTGCCGGGCCGACCGAAGATGCCGTGAACGTCTGGGCTAACAAGGATTTGCCCTATCTCAAGGGGGTGGAGTGCCCCTTCGATCTCGACTCGCCCTACTACCAATGGAAAGCCAACGTCAAGGTTGAGCAGCTTGAACAGAGCCTCCGTCGTCAGGGATTTTCCATCGGCACGGTTGCGACCATCACGCCCATTCTGTATAGCCGGGCCGGGCGAGTGGCTCGTTTGAGGATTCTGCACTCGAATGGAGAGACAGTGCTGCGTGGGGAAGATTTGCGCAAGGCGGTCGGCTATACGGTCATTCCCAGCACTCAGTTTGAAGTCGAGTCGATGGGCGCCGAGGTGGTCTTTACCGGCTACGGCGCCGGGCATGCGGTGGGTCTCTGCCAATGGGGGGCGAAAGAACTCGCCGAACTTGGGTATTCGTACGACAGCATCTTGCAGTATTATTATCCCGGTACGGAACTGCACCAGGTCGCATCCACGCAGGTGCTGGCTCCGCCGACGCTTCCGGCTCCGTGA
- a CDS encoding DUF2905 domain-containing protein — protein MSMWSDVGRWFVVLGLALAAVGVLLTLADKWVGLGSLLGWFGKLPGDLSFKRDQFSVYIPLATSLILSILLSFLFSILSWLFRR, from the coding sequence ATGTCCATGTGGAGCGATGTCGGCCGATGGTTCGTGGTCTTGGGCTTGGCCTTGGCAGCCGTCGGGGTGTTGCTCACCCTTGCGGATAAGTGGGTGGGCCTCGGTTCGTTGCTCGGTTGGTTCGGGAAGTTGCCCGGTGATCTCTCGTTCAAACGGGACCAATTCAGCGTCTACATTCCACTTGCAACCAGTCTCATACTCAGTATCTTGTTGAGTTTTCTGTTTTCCATCCTCTCATGGCTGTTTCGGCGCTGA
- a CDS encoding aspartate-semialdehyde dehydrogenase — MLKKKKAYTVAVLGATGAVGKESLEILEERKFPIEGLRLFASKRSAGEVLTCQEKEYKVEELTESSSFDGVDIAFISATDAISREYGVRLGAAGIAVIDDSGVFRMDPDVPLVVPEVNAAALGTMKRGIVAIPNCTTTPLVMALKPLADAAGLKRVVVTTFQSVSGTGAAAMDELIDQTKALISFQDVKVQVYPYQIAFNLLPQIGSFGEGGDCSEEVKIVRETRKILDLPSLRVTATTVRVPVLRCHSEAINVELERPLKANDARAALAEMPGVIVYDDPLKKLYPMPFDVSGKDEVYVGRVREDESITNGLNLWVVSDNLRKGAALNAIQIAECLIQ; from the coding sequence ATGTTGAAGAAGAAAAAGGCCTATACGGTGGCCGTGCTCGGCGCAACCGGGGCAGTGGGGAAAGAAAGCCTTGAGATCCTGGAAGAACGCAAGTTCCCCATCGAAGGACTGCGACTCTTCGCGTCGAAGCGCTCGGCGGGGGAAGTGCTGACGTGCCAAGAGAAGGAGTACAAGGTTGAGGAATTGACGGAGTCTTCGTCGTTCGACGGAGTGGACATCGCGTTCATCTCTGCAACCGATGCAATCAGCCGGGAGTATGGAGTTCGGCTGGGAGCGGCCGGCATTGCGGTGATCGACGACAGCGGGGTCTTCCGCATGGATCCCGATGTGCCCTTGGTGGTGCCCGAGGTGAACGCGGCGGCGTTAGGTACCATGAAACGGGGGATTGTTGCGATTCCCAACTGCACGACGACTCCGCTGGTCATGGCGCTCAAGCCGTTGGCGGATGCGGCAGGACTCAAGCGCGTGGTCGTCACGACCTTTCAGTCCGTCTCCGGTACCGGAGCGGCGGCCATGGACGAACTGATCGATCAGACGAAGGCTCTGATCTCCTTTCAAGACGTCAAGGTTCAGGTCTATCCCTATCAGATCGCCTTCAACCTGCTGCCTCAAATCGGCTCATTCGGTGAGGGGGGCGACTGTTCTGAAGAGGTCAAGATCGTCCGCGAGACCAGAAAAATCTTGGACCTGCCCTCCTTGAGGGTGACGGCGACCACCGTGCGTGTGCCGGTGCTCCGATGTCATTCCGAGGCGATTAACGTCGAACTGGAGCGGCCGCTCAAAGCGAACGATGCGCGAGCCGCCTTGGCGGAGATGCCAGGTGTCATCGTGTACGATGATCCGCTGAAGAAGTTGTACCCCATGCCCTTCGACGTGTCAGGCAAAGATGAGGTATACGTCGGCCGTGTGCGGGAAGACGAGTCGATCACCAACGGGTTGAACCTGTGGGTGGTCAGCGACAACCTTCGGAAGGGCGCCGCTCTGAACGCGATTCAGATCGCCGAATGTTTGATACAATGA
- the leuB gene encoding 3-isopropylmalate dehydrogenase, giving the protein MKARIAVLAGDGVGREIVPEAVKVLKAVAERFGHHFEFASGDVGGHAIDKVGVPLPQDTLSLAKQSDAVLLGAVGGPKWEGLEYSLRPERALLGLREQLGLYANLRPAKLYPMLADASTLRREVIEGIDMLVIRELTGGIYFGKPKGIEKLPNGGERGFNTEVYTTDEIRRIAVVAFEAARKRRKKVTSVDKANVLESSELWRKVVTEVQKDYTDVALSHIYVDNCAMQLVRNPKQFDVLLCNNIFGDILSDEAAMLTGSIGMLPSASLGAKVGLFEPIHGSAPDIAGKNIANPIATIASAAMMLSYAFQLEKEAEAIEQAIVKTLDQGIRTKDIHADGMKLVSTAEMGDAIVRSLES; this is encoded by the coding sequence GTGAAAGCGAGAATTGCAGTCTTGGCGGGCGACGGGGTCGGCCGGGAGATTGTGCCGGAAGCCGTCAAGGTATTGAAGGCCGTGGCGGAACGATTCGGGCATCACTTCGAATTTGCCTCCGGGGATGTCGGTGGCCATGCCATCGATAAGGTCGGTGTTCCGTTGCCGCAGGACACCTTGTCGTTGGCCAAGCAAAGTGACGCCGTGTTGTTGGGCGCCGTGGGTGGACCGAAATGGGAAGGCTTGGAATACAGCCTGCGTCCGGAACGGGCCCTTCTGGGGCTCCGCGAGCAACTGGGACTCTATGCCAACTTGCGGCCTGCCAAGTTGTATCCGATGCTGGCCGATGCCTCCACGTTGCGCCGCGAGGTCATCGAGGGGATCGACATGCTCGTGATCCGTGAATTGACGGGCGGCATTTACTTCGGCAAACCCAAGGGAATCGAAAAACTGCCGAACGGCGGAGAGCGCGGGTTCAACACCGAGGTGTATACGACGGATGAGATCCGGCGGATCGCGGTAGTGGCCTTCGAAGCGGCGCGCAAGCGGCGGAAGAAAGTGACATCGGTCGACAAGGCCAACGTGCTCGAGTCCTCCGAACTCTGGCGGAAAGTCGTGACCGAGGTGCAGAAAGACTATACTGACGTGGCCTTGAGTCACATTTATGTCGACAACTGTGCCATGCAGCTCGTCCGTAACCCGAAGCAGTTCGACGTATTGTTGTGTAATAACATCTTCGGCGACATCCTCAGTGACGAAGCGGCGATGCTCACGGGCTCCATCGGTATGTTACCCTCCGCCAGTCTGGGGGCGAAGGTCGGCCTCTTCGAGCCGATTCACGGAAGCGCGCCGGACATTGCCGGGAAAAATATCGCCAATCCGATCGCCACCATCGCCTCCGCGGCGATGATGCTGTCCTATGCGTTCCAGTTGGAGAAAGAAGCCGAAGCCATCGAGCAGGCGATCGTCAAGACCTTGGATCAGGGAATTCGGACGAAGGACATCCATGCGGACGGCATGAAGTTAGTGAGCACTGCCGAGATGGGTGATGCCATCGTGCGTAGTCTCGAGTCCTAG
- a CDS encoding cupin domain-containing protein has product MFHTHLRECPEFLAGDHTRLRELLHPNKAPLKLGYSMAHGCLDPGRQSLRHRLEFSEVYYVIAGRGVMKIDGEQTAVEPGSVVYVPPGANQSLVNTGTGPIEFLCLVDPAWTPDCETIVD; this is encoded by the coding sequence ATGTTCCATACCCATCTTCGAGAATGTCCGGAATTCCTGGCTGGCGACCATACGCGGCTGCGGGAGTTGTTGCATCCGAACAAGGCGCCCCTCAAGCTGGGCTATAGCATGGCCCACGGGTGTCTGGATCCTGGGCGGCAGTCGCTCCGACATCGGCTGGAGTTTTCGGAGGTGTATTACGTCATTGCTGGCCGTGGGGTGATGAAGATCGATGGAGAGCAGACCGCGGTAGAGCCGGGCTCGGTGGTCTATGTGCCGCCTGGGGCAAACCAGTCACTGGTCAACACCGGCACGGGCCCGATTGAATTCTTGTGTCTCGTGGATCCGGCTTGGACGCCGGACTGTGAGACGATCGTCGATTAG
- a CDS encoding 2-isopropylmalate synthase produces the protein MTRMIRIFDTTLRDGEQSPGASMNVEEKLMIAKQLARLGVDIIEAGFAYSSPGDFEAVRRIAQEVEGPVVCSLARARPEDITRAYEALKGAPKVRIHTFLSTSDIHLKHQFRMTREEAKKRAVEMVELARSYVEDVEFSPMDASRSDPTYLCEVIEAVIAAGAETVNIPDTVGYAVPQEFGALIKRIKDRVSNSHQAVISVHCHNDLGVAVANSLAAVMAGAGQVECTINGIGERAGNTSLEEIVMGLRTRKDWYGADTRVVTEEISKTSRLVSKITGMVIQPNKAIVGANAFAHTSGIHQDGLLKDKTTYEIMRPESIGLEQNKLVMGKLSGRHAFRQRLEELGYKLTEEEMNHAFERFKRLADQKKEIYEEDLEVIVSEEVAKMSERVLLKSFHVESGTNMVPKATVELEIDGKQVTQSGTGDGPVDAVYRTIAAMTQTRSKLLMFGVNAITGGTDAQGEVSVRLEEDGRTVSGHGADTDIITAATRAYLNALNKLAYLAAKQAEGEQKVGLI, from the coding sequence ATGACCAGGATGATCAGAATATTCGATACGACGTTGCGGGACGGGGAACAATCGCCGGGGGCGAGTATGAACGTCGAGGAGAAACTCATGATCGCCAAGCAACTGGCACGCCTCGGCGTGGATATCATCGAGGCGGGATTCGCGTACAGTTCACCCGGAGATTTCGAGGCGGTACGCCGGATTGCCCAGGAAGTGGAAGGTCCGGTGGTCTGTAGCCTGGCGCGAGCCAGGCCGGAAGACATTACCCGGGCCTACGAGGCGCTGAAGGGGGCGCCGAAAGTGCGTATCCACACCTTCCTGTCTACGTCGGATATCCATCTCAAACACCAGTTTCGCATGACCCGTGAGGAGGCCAAGAAACGGGCGGTGGAAATGGTGGAGTTGGCTCGGAGTTATGTCGAGGACGTGGAGTTCTCACCCATGGACGCCAGCCGATCGGATCCGACGTATCTCTGTGAAGTCATCGAGGCGGTCATCGCTGCGGGGGCCGAGACGGTCAATATTCCCGACACCGTGGGGTATGCGGTGCCGCAGGAATTCGGCGCGCTGATCAAACGGATCAAGGACCGCGTGTCGAACAGTCACCAAGCGGTCATCTCGGTTCATTGCCATAACGACTTGGGAGTTGCTGTCGCCAACAGCCTGGCGGCGGTGATGGCCGGAGCCGGTCAAGTGGAATGCACGATCAACGGCATCGGCGAACGGGCGGGCAATACGTCGCTGGAAGAGATCGTGATGGGGCTGCGGACGCGCAAGGATTGGTATGGCGCCGATACGCGGGTCGTCACCGAAGAGATTTCGAAGACCAGCCGCCTCGTCAGTAAGATTACCGGCATGGTCATTCAGCCGAACAAGGCTATCGTCGGCGCGAACGCCTTCGCCCACACGTCGGGCATTCACCAAGACGGGTTGCTCAAGGATAAAACCACCTACGAGATCATGCGTCCGGAATCGATCGGGCTCGAACAGAACAAGTTGGTCATGGGCAAGTTGTCGGGGCGCCATGCGTTCCGTCAGCGGTTGGAAGAATTGGGCTATAAGCTGACCGAAGAAGAGATGAACCATGCCTTCGAGCGTTTCAAGCGGTTGGCAGATCAGAAGAAAGAGATCTATGAGGAAGACCTGGAGGTGATCGTCTCGGAAGAAGTGGCCAAGATGTCGGAGCGTGTGCTGTTGAAGTCGTTCCACGTTGAAAGCGGCACCAATATGGTGCCTAAAGCCACGGTCGAACTGGAGATCGACGGCAAGCAGGTGACCCAAAGCGGGACCGGTGACGGTCCTGTGGATGCCGTCTATCGGACGATTGCAGCCATGACCCAAACCAGGAGCAAGCTGCTGATGTTTGGCGTCAATGCCATCACTGGCGGAACCGACGCACAGGGAGAGGTCTCCGTGCGCCTGGAGGAAGACGGGCGGACGGTGTCCGGACATGGCGCCGACACGGATATCATCACGGCGGCTACGCGGGCCTATCTCAATGCCCTGAACAAGTTGGCCTATTTGGCCGCGAAGCAGGCTGAAGGGGAGCAGAAGGTCGGCTTGATTTGA